The following proteins come from a genomic window of Emys orbicularis isolate rEmyOrb1 chromosome 9, rEmyOrb1.hap1, whole genome shotgun sequence:
- the LRRC31 gene encoding leucine-rich repeat-containing protein 31 isoform X2 yields the protein MEKTGANQSSQDRCEEGILKRSPFQLIMNQIQRKKSSVEKGKHQCSSGTRFFRGLHAGKSDGESKRESEGAEINNSRPDNQNEEQASGVADKPPHLISKTNTTSGMWSVKQFMQKLGKKPNSKNMDLNNCALDATDLMELVAVLPFLPELEELNLSWNDFVGGALKSLALRLHHVSKLKILQLNNCKLTAEDVTSLGEALETIPHLEELDLSWNNNIGGKLSLLTKSFQTGCKIKILKFTDCSLTAKDGESLAQVLNVIHDLEVLDISINRNIGCSLKSIAQELKNVPVLKELNLHMCGLKQDGLQYLDRAFQYLPELNKLDLSCNKEIGGGFKDSAAHLASFKDLEVLDLHQCCVTEEDMVVLTQVIPLLSSLQELNLSSNKNIGVSSNYLFSRLRFLPKLKSVIVSRCSLGEDSFASLAETALHLPELEILDLSWNKCVGGNLKLLLEALKLATEIRTLRLSSCNLVAEDLTLLALEVQAGHLAKLQKLDLSYNDSVSDEGWATFFQGLTALKELSELDVSLRPSSCRDCGMWFSKLLTDLSKLPAFREIGMQRWALPESQQRQLESFNQDAKRNVHFDY from the exons ATGGAAAAGACAG GAGCAAACCAGAGTTCCCAGGATAGATGTGAAGAGGGCATCTTGAAGAGATCCCCATTTCAGTTGATTATGAACCAAATCCAAAGGAAGAAATCCTCTGTGGAAAAGGGAAAACATCAGTGCTCATCAGGCACTAGATTCTTCAGGGGCTTACACGCTGGGAAATCTGATGGCGAAAGCAAAAGAGAAAGTGAAGGAGCAGAAATCAATAACTCTAGACCAGATAATCAGAATGAGGAGCAAGCTTCCGGTGTAGCAG ACAAACCTCCACATCTCATTTCCAAAACAAACACAACATCTGGTATGTGGAGCGTTAAGCAGTTCATGCAGAAACTGGGTAAGAAGCCCAACAGCAAGAATATGGACCTAAATAATTGTGCATTAGATGCAACAGATTTAATGGAGCTGG TTGCTGTGTTACCTTTTCTACCAGAGCTGGAGGAGCTCAATCTTTCCTGGAATGATTTTGTGGGAGGGGCTCTGAAATCCCTTGCTCTTCGGCTCCATCATGTGAGCAAGTTAAAAATCCTCCAACTAAACAACTGCAAGTTGACAGCTGAGGATGTTACTTCTTTAG GAGAGGCACTTGAAACCATTCCTCATCTTGAAGAACTGGATTTATCCTGGAATAATAACATAGGTGGAAAACTATCCCTCTTGACCAAAAGTTTCCAGACAGGCTGCAAGATCAAAATCCTAAAATTTACAGATTGCAGTCTAACAGCAAAAGATGGAGAATCTCTAG cTCAGGTTCTAAATGTCATCCATGACCTTGAAGTATTAGATATTTCTATTAACAGAAACATTGGCTGCAGTCTGAAAAGTATTGCTCAGGAATTGAAAAATGTGCCAGTTTTGAAAGAATTAAATTTGCACATGTGTGGATTAAAGCAAGATGGCCTCCAGTATTTAG ACAGGGCTTTCCAGTACTTACCAGAGCTAAACAAATTAGACCTATCGTGCAATAAAGAAATTGGTGGAGGGTTTAAGGACTCAGCAGCTCATTTGGCCAGTTTTAAAGACCTAGAAGTCCTGGATCTCCACCAGTGCTGTGTAACAGAAGAGGACATGGTGGTTCTCA cacAGGTGATACCTTTACTCTCGAGTCTTCAGGAGCTGAATTTATCATCCAATAAAAACATTGGAGTGTCTTCCAACTACCTTTTTAGCAGGCTCAGATTTTTACCAAAGTTGAAATCTGTGATCGTAAGCAGATGCTCTTTAGGGGAAGATTCTTTTGCATCACTAG CTGAGACTGCCCTTCACCTCCCTGAACTGGAGATATTAGACCTTTCTTGGAATAAATGCGTTGGTGGGAACCTAAAGCTGCTTTTGGAAGCACTAAAGCTTGCAACGGAGATTCGAACGTTGAGACTGAGCAGCTGTAACTTGGtggctgaggatctgactctTTTAG CATTAGAGGTCCAAGCTGGTCATCTAGCCAAATTACAGAAGCTAGACCTGAGTTATAATGACAGTGTTTCTGATGAAGGATGGGCCACTTTCTTTCAAGGCTTAACTGCACTCAAAGAACTTTCAGAGTTGGACGTCAGTCTTCGGCCGTCATCTTGTCGTGACTGTGGAATGTGGTTCAGCAAGTTGTTAACAGATTTGTCAAAGCTGCCTGCATTCAGAGAGATAGGGATGCAAAGGTGGGCCCTTCCGGAATCACAGCAGAGACAACTGGAAAGCTTTAATCAGGACGCCAAAAGGAATGTTCACTTTGACTATTGA
- the LRRC31 gene encoding leucine-rich repeat-containing protein 31 isoform X1: MLLKTVLPMFVNLLKGANQSSQDRCEEGILKRSPFQLIMNQIQRKKSSVEKGKHQCSSGTRFFRGLHAGKSDGESKRESEGAEINNSRPDNQNEEQASGVADKPPHLISKTNTTSGMWSVKQFMQKLGKKPNSKNMDLNNCALDATDLMELVAVLPFLPELEELNLSWNDFVGGALKSLALRLHHVSKLKILQLNNCKLTAEDVTSLGEALETIPHLEELDLSWNNNIGGKLSLLTKSFQTGCKIKILKFTDCSLTAKDGESLAQVLNVIHDLEVLDISINRNIGCSLKSIAQELKNVPVLKELNLHMCGLKQDGLQYLDRAFQYLPELNKLDLSCNKEIGGGFKDSAAHLASFKDLEVLDLHQCCVTEEDMVVLTQVIPLLSSLQELNLSSNKNIGVSSNYLFSRLRFLPKLKSVIVSRCSLGEDSFASLAETALHLPELEILDLSWNKCVGGNLKLLLEALKLATEIRTLRLSSCNLVAEDLTLLALEVQAGHLAKLQKLDLSYNDSVSDEGWATFFQGLTALKELSELDVSLRPSSCRDCGMWFSKLLTDLSKLPAFREIGMQRWALPESQQRQLESFNQDAKRNVHFDY, encoded by the exons ATGTTGCTAAAAACAGTTCTACCTATGTTTGTCAATCTTCTGAAAGGAGCAAACCAGAGTTCCCAGGATAGATGTGAAGAGGGCATCTTGAAGAGATCCCCATTTCAGTTGATTATGAACCAAATCCAAAGGAAGAAATCCTCTGTGGAAAAGGGAAAACATCAGTGCTCATCAGGCACTAGATTCTTCAGGGGCTTACACGCTGGGAAATCTGATGGCGAAAGCAAAAGAGAAAGTGAAGGAGCAGAAATCAATAACTCTAGACCAGATAATCAGAATGAGGAGCAAGCTTCCGGTGTAGCAG ACAAACCTCCACATCTCATTTCCAAAACAAACACAACATCTGGTATGTGGAGCGTTAAGCAGTTCATGCAGAAACTGGGTAAGAAGCCCAACAGCAAGAATATGGACCTAAATAATTGTGCATTAGATGCAACAGATTTAATGGAGCTGG TTGCTGTGTTACCTTTTCTACCAGAGCTGGAGGAGCTCAATCTTTCCTGGAATGATTTTGTGGGAGGGGCTCTGAAATCCCTTGCTCTTCGGCTCCATCATGTGAGCAAGTTAAAAATCCTCCAACTAAACAACTGCAAGTTGACAGCTGAGGATGTTACTTCTTTAG GAGAGGCACTTGAAACCATTCCTCATCTTGAAGAACTGGATTTATCCTGGAATAATAACATAGGTGGAAAACTATCCCTCTTGACCAAAAGTTTCCAGACAGGCTGCAAGATCAAAATCCTAAAATTTACAGATTGCAGTCTAACAGCAAAAGATGGAGAATCTCTAG cTCAGGTTCTAAATGTCATCCATGACCTTGAAGTATTAGATATTTCTATTAACAGAAACATTGGCTGCAGTCTGAAAAGTATTGCTCAGGAATTGAAAAATGTGCCAGTTTTGAAAGAATTAAATTTGCACATGTGTGGATTAAAGCAAGATGGCCTCCAGTATTTAG ACAGGGCTTTCCAGTACTTACCAGAGCTAAACAAATTAGACCTATCGTGCAATAAAGAAATTGGTGGAGGGTTTAAGGACTCAGCAGCTCATTTGGCCAGTTTTAAAGACCTAGAAGTCCTGGATCTCCACCAGTGCTGTGTAACAGAAGAGGACATGGTGGTTCTCA cacAGGTGATACCTTTACTCTCGAGTCTTCAGGAGCTGAATTTATCATCCAATAAAAACATTGGAGTGTCTTCCAACTACCTTTTTAGCAGGCTCAGATTTTTACCAAAGTTGAAATCTGTGATCGTAAGCAGATGCTCTTTAGGGGAAGATTCTTTTGCATCACTAG CTGAGACTGCCCTTCACCTCCCTGAACTGGAGATATTAGACCTTTCTTGGAATAAATGCGTTGGTGGGAACCTAAAGCTGCTTTTGGAAGCACTAAAGCTTGCAACGGAGATTCGAACGTTGAGACTGAGCAGCTGTAACTTGGtggctgaggatctgactctTTTAG CATTAGAGGTCCAAGCTGGTCATCTAGCCAAATTACAGAAGCTAGACCTGAGTTATAATGACAGTGTTTCTGATGAAGGATGGGCCACTTTCTTTCAAGGCTTAACTGCACTCAAAGAACTTTCAGAGTTGGACGTCAGTCTTCGGCCGTCATCTTGTCGTGACTGTGGAATGTGGTTCAGCAAGTTGTTAACAGATTTGTCAAAGCTGCCTGCATTCAGAGAGATAGGGATGCAAAGGTGGGCCCTTCCGGAATCACAGCAGAGACAACTGGAAAGCTTTAATCAGGACGCCAAAAGGAATGTTCACTTTGACTATTGA